The following nucleotide sequence is from Vicinamibacteria bacterium.
GTACCCCCGGGGGCCAGCCGATCCCGCTTCGAGACGAGCGGGGCGAGGTCACCGACTACGTGAGGGACGACTCGGGCGAGCCGGTTTTGAGCCGGCTGGACGAAGAGACGCTCTCCCGCCTCGCCTTTTCGACCGGCGGTAAGTACTTCCGCATTGCCGAGCAGGATCGCGAGATCGAAGCCGTCGCTTCCGCGATTCAGGCGATGGAGGGAGAAGAGCTCCAGTCCCAGCTCTTCCGCCGCTACCAGGAGCGCTTCTACTGGCCGCTGGGGTTTGCCCTCGCTTTCCTGCTGGCGGAGACTCTGGTTTTGCGGGAGGGGCGCGGATGAGACTCTTCACCGTCGTGCTCGTCGTGGGGCAGATCCTCGGGCCCGCCGAGGAGCGGGAGAACCGTGAGGGCAACGAGCTGTATCGAGACGGAAAGCTGGACGAAGCCCTCCAGAGCTATACGCGGGCTCAGGTGGGCCATCCCGATGCCCCCGAGCTCCACTACAACATCGGGAACGTCCACTATCGCAAGGAGGACCTGGAGACGGCGCTCCAGGAGTATCAGACCGGGCTCTCGACGGACGGGGAAGTCAAGAGGCGGAGCGAGTTCAACATCGGGAACATTCACTTCAAGAACGAGAAGTGGAACGAGGCGATTCGCGCCTACGCCGAGGCGTTGAAGATCGATCCGGCCGACGTCGAGGCGCGACAGAACCTGGAGCTCGCTCTGAAGAAGCGGGAAGAGCAGCAGCAGCAACAACAACAGCAGCAGCAACAGCAGGGAAACGGCGAAGAGGACCAGGACGAGGAACAACAATCCCAGGATCCAGGCGAGCCCGAATCAAACGACGCGGAATCCGCACCGGGCGGGGAGAGTCCTTCCGAGCAAGAGTCGCAACCCCAGCCCATGGAGATGAGCCGCGAGGAGGCGGAGCAGATCCTCCAGGCCCTCGCCCAGATGGAACAGGCGCTCCAGCAGCAACAGCAGGAGAAGCAGAAGGCGAAGGCCCGCGGTAAGGGAAAGATCTGGTGAGTCCCCTCGCACTCGTTCTCGCCCTCGCGAGCGCAACCGTCCAGGATATCGACGTTCAGGCCACCGTGAACGCTTCGCGGATCGGAGTCCAGGACGTGCTCGAGCTCACCGTATCCATCTCCGGAGGAGGTGGCGGGGCGGAGCCCGAGCTGCCGGCCATCGATGGCTTTCGGGTCACGGGTCGATCCACGTCGAGCCAGTTCCAGATCGTCAACGGTCAGATGTCGTCGACTCGATCGTTCATCTATCAGCTGCTT
It contains:
- a CDS encoding tetratricopeptide repeat protein, coding for MRLFTVVLVVGQILGPAEERENREGNELYRDGKLDEALQSYTRAQVGHPDAPELHYNIGNVHYRKEDLETALQEYQTGLSTDGEVKRRSEFNIGNIHFKNEKWNEAIRAYAEALKIDPADVEARQNLELALKKREEQQQQQQQQQQQQGNGEEDQDEEQQSQDPGEPESNDAESAPGGESPSEQESQPQPMEMSREEAEQILQALAQMEQALQQQQQEKQKAKARGKGKIW
- a CDS encoding VWA domain-containing protein, with protein sequence YIASELIERLRGNRVGLVVFSGSAFVQCPLTVDYGAARVFLDTVTTGIVPEPGTDIAGALERARASFVSEQTRYRVVVLLTDGEELSGSALGAAEKLRDENIVVHAIGVGTPGGQPIPLRDERGEVTDYVRDDSGEPVLSRLDEETLSRLAFSTGGKYFRIAEQDREIEAVASAIQAMEGEELQSQLFRRYQERFYWPLGFALAFLLAETLVLREGRG